One genomic region from Bacteroidales bacterium encodes:
- the hemW gene encoding radical SAM family heme chaperone HemW: MAGIYIHIPFCKSKCIYCNFYSVASSTYIDLFFESLQKEILLQKNYLENEKIETIYFGGGTPSLLPSSYISKIIEQIHKTFDVINNSEITLEANPDDVSSAKLKEWKSASINRLSIGVQSFDDEDLKYLKRAHNASQAEASVKRSQDAGFENLSIDFIYGIPSQAEEAWKENIHKAVSFLVPHISAYCLTVEEKTLLYKQIQSKKVQPIDEEQGISHFRILIDEMKKNNYLHYEISNFCKDGYFSKHNTSYWKGCKYLGLGPAAHSFNILSRQWNEASLPKYLKSISEGKLPAEKEILTTEQKLNEYILTSLRTMWGCDLQHIEKTFGGSEKSRIVNLSKKYSEKKYIEINDNKIFLTDVGKLFADGIASDFFITD, encoded by the coding sequence ATGGCAGGAATATATATTCATATTCCATTTTGTAAAAGCAAATGCATTTATTGCAATTTCTACTCTGTTGCTTCATCAACTTACATTGATTTATTTTTTGAATCATTACAAAAAGAAATCTTGCTTCAAAAAAATTATTTGGAAAATGAAAAAATTGAAACCATATATTTTGGTGGCGGAACTCCTTCATTGTTACCTTCATCATATATTTCAAAAATAATTGAACAAATTCATAAAACATTTGATGTCATCAATAATTCCGAAATCACTTTGGAAGCAAATCCCGATGATGTTTCATCAGCCAAACTCAAAGAATGGAAAAGTGCTTCAATAAACCGTTTGAGTATTGGTGTTCAGTCGTTCGATGATGAAGATTTAAAATATTTAAAACGTGCGCATAATGCTTCACAAGCCGAGGCATCGGTAAAACGTAGTCAGGATGCAGGTTTTGAAAATCTGAGTATCGATTTCATTTACGGGATTCCTTCGCAAGCAGAAGAAGCATGGAAAGAAAATATTCACAAAGCAGTTTCATTTCTTGTTCCTCATATTTCAGCATATTGTCTTACTGTTGAAGAAAAAACTTTACTTTACAAACAGATTCAATCAAAAAAAGTTCAACCAATCGACGAAGAACAGGGCATTTCACATTTCAGAATATTAATTGATGAAATGAAAAAAAATAATTACCTGCATTATGAAATCAGTAATTTTTGTAAAGACGGATATTTTTCAAAACATAATACTTCTTACTGGAAAGGCTGTAAATACCTGGGACTTGGTCCTGCCGCACATTCGTTTAATATTTTATCGCGACAATGGAATGAAGCAAGTCTGCCAAAATATTTGAAAAGTATTTCAGAAGGTAAACTGCCAGCCGAGAAAGAGATTTTAACTACCGAGCAAAAACTAAATGAATATATTCTTACATCGCTAAGAACCATGTGGGGGTGCGATTTACAGCATATTGAAAAAACATTTGGAGGGTCAGAAAAATCAAGGATAGTAAATCTTTCAAAAAAATATTCTGAAAAAAAATACATTGAAATAAATGACAATAAAATTTTTCTTACTGATGTCGGAAAATTATTTGCTGATGGAATAGCTTCCGATTTTTTTATTACAGATTAA